The proteins below come from a single Oryzias latipes chromosome 14, ASM223467v1 genomic window:
- the LOC101159214 gene encoding disks large homolog 4 isoform X7, whose amino-acid sequence MLISVWYAKKMGSRFLNNIRKAKNFRHQKMGNTPPVVVNTDTLDGSPYVNGTEGEIEYEEITLERGNSGLGFSIAGGTDNPHVGDDPSIFITKIIPGGAAAQDGRLSVNDCILFVNDVDVREVTHSQAVEALKEAGAIVRLYVLRRKPAAEKVTEIKLIKGPKGLGFSIAGGVGNQHIPGDNSIYVTKIIEGGAAHKDGRLQIGDKILAVNNVCLEDVMHEDAVGALKNTAEVVYLRVAKPNNLFLTNSYNPPDLTSTYSHMDTELSHPGYLGSDYPQALTPTSPSRFSPVLHGMMGDDDIPREPRRILIHRGSTGLGFNIVGGEDGEGIFISFILAGGPADLSGELHKGDQILSVNGVDLRMATHEQAAAALKNAGQTVTIVAQYRPDEYSRFEAKIHDLREQLMNSSMGSGTTTLRSNPKRGFYIRALFDYDKTADCGFLSQALSFRFGDVLHVLDCGDEEWWQARRVSPQNEAEEVGFIPSKHRVERKDWSRGNTKERDHGRDSLSTQGRDKKMSQSYETVTQVEVHYARPIIILGPVKDRINDDLLSEFPDKFGSCVPHTTRPKRDYEVDGRDYHFVSSREQMEKDIQSHRFIEAGQYNSHLYGTSVQSVREVAEQQGKHCILDVSANAVRRLQAAQLHPIAIFVRPKSLENVLEINTRLTEEQARKGMDRALKLEQDFLECFTAVVEGDSFEEVYHKVKTVVEEQSGPYIWIPTRERL is encoded by the exons ATGTTGATCTCGGTGTGGTATGCAAAAAAGATGGGGAGCCGCTTTCTTAACAACATACGGAAGGCCAAGAACTTTCGACATCAAAAAATG GGAAATACTCCTCCGGTGGTTGTGAACACTGACACGCTCGATGGCTCCCCATAT GTAAACGGGACAGAAGGAGAAATCGAGTATGAAGAAATCACTTTGGAAAGA GGTAACTCAGGCCTGGGTTTCAGCATAGCAGGGGGCACGGACAACCCCCATGTGGGTGACGACCCCAGCATCTTCATCACCAAAATTATCCCAGGAGGAGCAGCCGCTCAGGATGGACGGCTAAG CGTGAATGACTGCATCCTGTTTGTGAATGATGTCGATGTGAGGGAGGTGACACACAGCCAAGCTGTAGAGGCTCTTAAGGAGGCAGGTGCTATTGTCCGCCTCTACGTCCTCCGCAGAAAACCAGCAGCAGAGAAAGTCACTGAAATCAAACTTATCAAAGGTCCGAAAG gATTAGGCTTCAGCATTGCTGGAGGGGTGGGAAACCAGCACATACCAGGAGATAACAGCATCTATGTCACCAAGATCATTGAAGGCGGAGCAGCTCATAAAGATGGACGACTGCAAATTGGGGACAAGATCTTAGCG GTGAACAACGTGTGTTTGGAGGATGTGATGCACGAGGACGCGGTGGGGGCTCTGAAAAACACAGCCGAGGTGGTTTACCTCAGGGTGGCCAAGCCCAACAACCTCTTCCTAACCAACTCCTACAACCCTCCAGACCTCACCAGCA CATATTCCCATATGGACACTGAACTCAGCCACCCCGGTTATCTTGGATCCGATTACCCACAAGCCCTCACTCCAACCTCGCCAAGTCGGTTTTCTCCTGTTCTGCATGGCATGATGGGAGACGATGACATCCCGAG AGAACCTCGTCGGATTTTGATCCACAGAGGTTCCACAGGTCTGGGATTCAACATTGTTGGAGGTGAGGATGGAGAGGGTATCTTCATTTCCTTCATCCTGGCTGGAGGGCCAGCAGACCTCAGCGGGGAACTTCACAAAGGCGATCAGATCCTTAGT gTAAATGGTGTGGATCTGCGTATGGCCACACATGAGCAGGCCGCTGCTGCACTGAAGAACGCGGGCCAGACTGTAACCATCGTCGCTCAGTACAGACCAGATG AGTACAGCCGCTTTGAGGCAAAAATCCACGACCTGAGGGAACAGCTAATGAACAGCAGCATGGGCTCTGGAACAACAACTTTGAGGAGTAACCCAAAGAGAGGCTTCTATATCAG gGCTCTTTTTGACTATGACAAGACTGCAGACTGTGGCTTCCTCAGTCAAGCTCTTAGTTTTCGGTTTGGGGACGTGCTGCATGTGTTAGACTGCGGGGACGAAGAGTGGTGGCAAGCCCGCAGGGTCAGTCCCCAGAACGAGGCAGAGGAGGTCGGCTTCATTCCCAGCAAGCACAG AGTGGAAAGGAAAGACTGGTCTCGTGGAAACACCAAAGAGAGG GATCATGGTCGAGACAGCTTGAGCACTCAAG GGAGAGATAAGAAAATGTCACAAAGTTATGAGACGGTCACTCAAGTGGAAG TACATTATGCGAGGCCCATTATCATTCTGGGTCCGGTGAAGGACAGGATAAATGACGACCTGTTGTCTGAGTTCCCTGATAAGTTTGGATCCTGCGTCCCTC ACACTACGAGGCCTAAGAGGGACTATGAAGTGGATGGAAGAGATTACCATTTTGTGTCGTCACGGGAACAGATGGAGAAAGATATCCAAAGCCATAGATTCATAGAGGCTGGCCAGTACAACAGTCACTTGTATGGCACCAGCGTTCAGAGCGTCCGAGAGGTGGCAGAACAG CAAGGGAAACACTGCATCCTTGATGTCTCTGCCAATGCTGTCCGCAGACTACAAGCAGCTCAGCTGCATCCTATTGCCATCTTTGTCCGACCCAAATCCCTGGAGAATGTTCT AGAAATCAACACTCGTCTGACAGAAGAGCAGGCCAGGAAAGGAATGGATCGAGCTCTTAAACTAGAACAAGACTTCCTGGAGTGTTTCACAG ctgtcGTGGAAGGGGACAGCTTTGAAGAGGTATATCACAAAGTAAAGACAGTGGTTGAGGAACAGTCGGGGCCTTACATCTGGATCCCAACTCGGGAAAGGCTGTGA
- the LOC101159214 gene encoding disks large homolog 4 isoform X5, with product MDCLCIVTTKKYRYQDEETPPLEHSPAHLAQGKSAEMLHMSDKNLAAMEAIHGYTPHTHISPVKGNTPPVVVNTDTLDGSPYVNGTEGEIEYEEITLERGNSGLGFSIAGGTDNPHVGDDPSIFITKIIPGGAAAQDGRLSVNDCILFVNDVDVREVTHSQAVEALKEAGAIVRLYVLRRKPAAEKVTEIKLIKGPKGLGFSIAGGVGNQHIPGDNSIYVTKIIEGGAAHKDGRLQIGDKILAVNNVCLEDVMHEDAVGALKNTAEVVYLRVAKPNNLFLTNSYNPPDLTSTYSHMDTELSHPGYLGSDYPQALTPTSPSRFSPVLHGMMGDDDIPREPRRILIHRGSTGLGFNIVGGEDGEGIFISFILAGGPADLSGELHKGDQILSVNGVDLRMATHEQAAAALKNAGQTVTIVAQYRPDEYSRFEAKIHDLREQLMNSSMGSGTTTLRSNPKRGFYIRALFDYDKTADCGFLSQALSFRFGDVLHVLDCGDEEWWQARRVSPQNEAEEVGFIPSKHRVERKDWSRGNTKERDHGRDSLSTQGRDKKMSQSYETVTQVEVHYARPIIILGPVKDRINDDLLSEFPDKFGSCVPHTTRPKRDYEVDGRDYHFVSSREQMEKDIQSHRFIEAGQYNSHLYGTSVQSVREVAEQQGKHCILDVSANAVRRLQAAQLHPIAIFVRPKSLENVLEINTRLTEEQARKGMDRALKLEQDFLECFTAVVEGDSFEEVYHKVKTVVEEQSGPYIWIPTRERL from the exons GGAAATACTCCTCCGGTGGTTGTGAACACTGACACGCTCGATGGCTCCCCATAT GTAAACGGGACAGAAGGAGAAATCGAGTATGAAGAAATCACTTTGGAAAGA GGTAACTCAGGCCTGGGTTTCAGCATAGCAGGGGGCACGGACAACCCCCATGTGGGTGACGACCCCAGCATCTTCATCACCAAAATTATCCCAGGAGGAGCAGCCGCTCAGGATGGACGGCTAAG CGTGAATGACTGCATCCTGTTTGTGAATGATGTCGATGTGAGGGAGGTGACACACAGCCAAGCTGTAGAGGCTCTTAAGGAGGCAGGTGCTATTGTCCGCCTCTACGTCCTCCGCAGAAAACCAGCAGCAGAGAAAGTCACTGAAATCAAACTTATCAAAGGTCCGAAAG gATTAGGCTTCAGCATTGCTGGAGGGGTGGGAAACCAGCACATACCAGGAGATAACAGCATCTATGTCACCAAGATCATTGAAGGCGGAGCAGCTCATAAAGATGGACGACTGCAAATTGGGGACAAGATCTTAGCG GTGAACAACGTGTGTTTGGAGGATGTGATGCACGAGGACGCGGTGGGGGCTCTGAAAAACACAGCCGAGGTGGTTTACCTCAGGGTGGCCAAGCCCAACAACCTCTTCCTAACCAACTCCTACAACCCTCCAGACCTCACCAGCA CATATTCCCATATGGACACTGAACTCAGCCACCCCGGTTATCTTGGATCCGATTACCCACAAGCCCTCACTCCAACCTCGCCAAGTCGGTTTTCTCCTGTTCTGCATGGCATGATGGGAGACGATGACATCCCGAG AGAACCTCGTCGGATTTTGATCCACAGAGGTTCCACAGGTCTGGGATTCAACATTGTTGGAGGTGAGGATGGAGAGGGTATCTTCATTTCCTTCATCCTGGCTGGAGGGCCAGCAGACCTCAGCGGGGAACTTCACAAAGGCGATCAGATCCTTAGT gTAAATGGTGTGGATCTGCGTATGGCCACACATGAGCAGGCCGCTGCTGCACTGAAGAACGCGGGCCAGACTGTAACCATCGTCGCTCAGTACAGACCAGATG AGTACAGCCGCTTTGAGGCAAAAATCCACGACCTGAGGGAACAGCTAATGAACAGCAGCATGGGCTCTGGAACAACAACTTTGAGGAGTAACCCAAAGAGAGGCTTCTATATCAG gGCTCTTTTTGACTATGACAAGACTGCAGACTGTGGCTTCCTCAGTCAAGCTCTTAGTTTTCGGTTTGGGGACGTGCTGCATGTGTTAGACTGCGGGGACGAAGAGTGGTGGCAAGCCCGCAGGGTCAGTCCCCAGAACGAGGCAGAGGAGGTCGGCTTCATTCCCAGCAAGCACAG AGTGGAAAGGAAAGACTGGTCTCGTGGAAACACCAAAGAGAGG GATCATGGTCGAGACAGCTTGAGCACTCAAG GGAGAGATAAGAAAATGTCACAAAGTTATGAGACGGTCACTCAAGTGGAAG TACATTATGCGAGGCCCATTATCATTCTGGGTCCGGTGAAGGACAGGATAAATGACGACCTGTTGTCTGAGTTCCCTGATAAGTTTGGATCCTGCGTCCCTC ACACTACGAGGCCTAAGAGGGACTATGAAGTGGATGGAAGAGATTACCATTTTGTGTCGTCACGGGAACAGATGGAGAAAGATATCCAAAGCCATAGATTCATAGAGGCTGGCCAGTACAACAGTCACTTGTATGGCACCAGCGTTCAGAGCGTCCGAGAGGTGGCAGAACAG CAAGGGAAACACTGCATCCTTGATGTCTCTGCCAATGCTGTCCGCAGACTACAAGCAGCTCAGCTGCATCCTATTGCCATCTTTGTCCGACCCAAATCCCTGGAGAATGTTCT AGAAATCAACACTCGTCTGACAGAAGAGCAGGCCAGGAAAGGAATGGATCGAGCTCTTAAACTAGAACAAGACTTCCTGGAGTGTTTCACAG ctgtcGTGGAAGGGGACAGCTTTGAAGAGGTATATCACAAAGTAAAGACAGTGGTTGAGGAACAGTCGGGGCCTTACATCTGGATCCCAACTCGGGAAAGGCTGTGA
- the LOC101159214 gene encoding disks large homolog 4 isoform X6: MLHMSDKNLAAMEAIHGYTPHTHISPVKPVLMSTGHTPMYTSAVSTLGNTPPVVVNTDTLDGSPYVNGTEGEIEYEEITLERGNSGLGFSIAGGTDNPHVGDDPSIFITKIIPGGAAAQDGRLSVNDCILFVNDVDVREVTHSQAVEALKEAGAIVRLYVLRRKPAAEKVTEIKLIKGPKGLGFSIAGGVGNQHIPGDNSIYVTKIIEGGAAHKDGRLQIGDKILAVNNVCLEDVMHEDAVGALKNTAEVVYLRVAKPNNLFLTNSYNPPDLTSTYSHMDTELSHPGYLGSDYPQALTPTSPSRFSPVLHGMMGDDDIPREPRRILIHRGSTGLGFNIVGGEDGEGIFISFILAGGPADLSGELHKGDQILSVNGVDLRMATHEQAAAALKNAGQTVTIVAQYRPDEYSRFEAKIHDLREQLMNSSMGSGTTTLRSNPKRGFYIRALFDYDKTADCGFLSQALSFRFGDVLHVLDCGDEEWWQARRVSPQNEAEEVGFIPSKHRVERKDWSRGNTKERDHGRDSLSTQGRDKKMSQSYETVTQVEVHYARPIIILGPVKDRINDDLLSEFPDKFGSCVPHTTRPKRDYEVDGRDYHFVSSREQMEKDIQSHRFIEAGQYNSHLYGTSVQSVREVAEQQGKHCILDVSANAVRRLQAAQLHPIAIFVRPKSLENVLEINTRLTEEQARKGMDRALKLEQDFLECFTAVVEGDSFEEVYHKVKTVVEEQSGPYIWIPTRERL, encoded by the exons GGAAATACTCCTCCGGTGGTTGTGAACACTGACACGCTCGATGGCTCCCCATAT GTAAACGGGACAGAAGGAGAAATCGAGTATGAAGAAATCACTTTGGAAAGA GGTAACTCAGGCCTGGGTTTCAGCATAGCAGGGGGCACGGACAACCCCCATGTGGGTGACGACCCCAGCATCTTCATCACCAAAATTATCCCAGGAGGAGCAGCCGCTCAGGATGGACGGCTAAG CGTGAATGACTGCATCCTGTTTGTGAATGATGTCGATGTGAGGGAGGTGACACACAGCCAAGCTGTAGAGGCTCTTAAGGAGGCAGGTGCTATTGTCCGCCTCTACGTCCTCCGCAGAAAACCAGCAGCAGAGAAAGTCACTGAAATCAAACTTATCAAAGGTCCGAAAG gATTAGGCTTCAGCATTGCTGGAGGGGTGGGAAACCAGCACATACCAGGAGATAACAGCATCTATGTCACCAAGATCATTGAAGGCGGAGCAGCTCATAAAGATGGACGACTGCAAATTGGGGACAAGATCTTAGCG GTGAACAACGTGTGTTTGGAGGATGTGATGCACGAGGACGCGGTGGGGGCTCTGAAAAACACAGCCGAGGTGGTTTACCTCAGGGTGGCCAAGCCCAACAACCTCTTCCTAACCAACTCCTACAACCCTCCAGACCTCACCAGCA CATATTCCCATATGGACACTGAACTCAGCCACCCCGGTTATCTTGGATCCGATTACCCACAAGCCCTCACTCCAACCTCGCCAAGTCGGTTTTCTCCTGTTCTGCATGGCATGATGGGAGACGATGACATCCCGAG AGAACCTCGTCGGATTTTGATCCACAGAGGTTCCACAGGTCTGGGATTCAACATTGTTGGAGGTGAGGATGGAGAGGGTATCTTCATTTCCTTCATCCTGGCTGGAGGGCCAGCAGACCTCAGCGGGGAACTTCACAAAGGCGATCAGATCCTTAGT gTAAATGGTGTGGATCTGCGTATGGCCACACATGAGCAGGCCGCTGCTGCACTGAAGAACGCGGGCCAGACTGTAACCATCGTCGCTCAGTACAGACCAGATG AGTACAGCCGCTTTGAGGCAAAAATCCACGACCTGAGGGAACAGCTAATGAACAGCAGCATGGGCTCTGGAACAACAACTTTGAGGAGTAACCCAAAGAGAGGCTTCTATATCAG gGCTCTTTTTGACTATGACAAGACTGCAGACTGTGGCTTCCTCAGTCAAGCTCTTAGTTTTCGGTTTGGGGACGTGCTGCATGTGTTAGACTGCGGGGACGAAGAGTGGTGGCAAGCCCGCAGGGTCAGTCCCCAGAACGAGGCAGAGGAGGTCGGCTTCATTCCCAGCAAGCACAG AGTGGAAAGGAAAGACTGGTCTCGTGGAAACACCAAAGAGAGG GATCATGGTCGAGACAGCTTGAGCACTCAAG GGAGAGATAAGAAAATGTCACAAAGTTATGAGACGGTCACTCAAGTGGAAG TACATTATGCGAGGCCCATTATCATTCTGGGTCCGGTGAAGGACAGGATAAATGACGACCTGTTGTCTGAGTTCCCTGATAAGTTTGGATCCTGCGTCCCTC ACACTACGAGGCCTAAGAGGGACTATGAAGTGGATGGAAGAGATTACCATTTTGTGTCGTCACGGGAACAGATGGAGAAAGATATCCAAAGCCATAGATTCATAGAGGCTGGCCAGTACAACAGTCACTTGTATGGCACCAGCGTTCAGAGCGTCCGAGAGGTGGCAGAACAG CAAGGGAAACACTGCATCCTTGATGTCTCTGCCAATGCTGTCCGCAGACTACAAGCAGCTCAGCTGCATCCTATTGCCATCTTTGTCCGACCCAAATCCCTGGAGAATGTTCT AGAAATCAACACTCGTCTGACAGAAGAGCAGGCCAGGAAAGGAATGGATCGAGCTCTTAAACTAGAACAAGACTTCCTGGAGTGTTTCACAG ctgtcGTGGAAGGGGACAGCTTTGAAGAGGTATATCACAAAGTAAAGACAGTGGTTGAGGAACAGTCGGGGCCTTACATCTGGATCCCAACTCGGGAAAGGCTGTGA